The genomic stretch CCAGTAGAGGCCGAGGCCCGGCCCGCTGCGCGTCACGGTATTGGCGCCCTGGCCGGGAATCGAGCGCGCGTTGTAGCGCCCCACGCCGATATCGAAGAACACGGAAAGCGTGAGCGCCGGAATGACGGCGTAGCGATACGAGACCGTCCCGATCAGTCCTTCGTCGACGACGGCTTCCGATGGCGAATAGGCACGCACCGCGTGCGGGCCGCCGAGCGTGATGCGCGAAGAGCTGTCGAGGTTCTGGTTAGCCCACTGCCCCGAGATGCCGATGAACACGCTCGAATTTGCCGTCACGGCGTTCAGACGGTTCGCGAGCATCGTCATGCGTACGCTGTTGCCTTGCGTGTTGCGCCCGCCTGGCCCCTCGTCGAGCGCGCGGGCAACATCCGAATCGATATTCAGATGCGCGACCGAGAACTCCACTTCCGCGCTGTTAAATCCTCCGCCGAGGAAATCATCGCGACTTTCATAGGACAGCCCGATACTCGCGAGCGAGAGTTTCTGCGGATTGTCGAAGTTCGCGGTACCGATTTTGTCCGTCAGCGAACGATATTCGAGCGCGCCACGCAACAGCAGATTCTGGCTGCGCGAGCGGATCAGCGGATGCGAGACCGAGGCGGTGACGACATCCGCATTGCCTTGCGCATTGAGCGCCGCAAACTCCTGGCCGAGGTAGTAGTACAGATGCGAATACGCGATACCCGCCCGGGTGCCGTTACTGTCGACCGGCGTCTCGTAGCCGACGCGCCCGAAAAAGGTATCCATGCGTTGGGCCGCGAGCAGGTTCATGTCGAAGTTGTCACCGTTCATCAACGGCGACTTGAACCGCCCGACCAGGCCGACGCGTCCGCTGCCGGCTGGCGGCGAGCCATAGTTGTCCACCGCCACGCCAAAATCCCAGCGTCTTGCAGGCTCGATATTGATTGTCAGATCGACCGTGCCGGGCACGTTGCCCGCTTCGAGCGCGGAGGTCACGCGCACGCCGGGCAGGTCGGACAACAGGAGCATCGTGCGTTCGAGGTCGCGCTGCAGCAGCGGCTTGCCCGGCTGGATCGCGGTGAGCCGCGCTTGCACGAGGCTCTCGCGAATCGGCGCGCCCGCAGCGACATTGAGGCGCACGCGGCCGATCTTGCCTTCGAGCACGGTGAACGTCACGTCGCCGCTTGTCACGTCCTGCGGCGGAATCACGACCTGCGCTAGCGCATAACCGCGGTCGTGATACGCCTGCGCAATGCGCGCGGCCATAGCCGTCAGGTCGTTAAGGGAGACTTGCTGGCCGATTTTGTCGCTCACCAGCGGCAACAAGGTGTCGGAGGGCAGCGTATCGTTGCCGGCCAGATGAATGCTGCGCAACTCGAAAGTCTTGCCGTCGGCCACCGGCGGGCTCACGGCCGGCGGTTCCGGCAGCGCGCCCGAGGTTCCGGGTGGCGGCGCGGAGGGCGATGGCCGGGCCTGTTCGTTCAACAGGGTCCCGGCGTTCGGCACCTGCTGCGTTCCGGCCCCCGGGATCTGTTGCGCCCAGGCTCCAGCGCATATCGCGCACGCAAGCGTCATCGGCAGGCAGCGCGCCGCACACGTCAAGGTTCGGGGTGGCGCTCGGCGCCGGGGCGTATCGGGCTCGATGGACATGGGCTTTTTCACGGAAGCGTTCTCATTGCGCGACGGCCAGCCGCCAGCCGCCCATTAGATCGAAAGGAGCCCAGTAGAACGGGTGCGAGAACTTGCTGTTGGCGAGCACGGCGAGTTGCGCGTTGCGCATCGCGTCGATCGCTTCGTCGCCGCGTGTGAGCGACGCGTAGAAGGTGCGCATGGTGAGCGCGGTCGATTCGTCGGAGACCGGCCACATCGAGACGATCAGTGCCGATGCGCCAGCATAGAAGAACGCGCGGGTAAAGCCCATGATCTCGTCGCCGCGCTCGATGCGCCCGAGCGCCGTTTCGCAGGCCGACAGCGTGACAAGCGCGACCGCGTCGAACTTGAGGTTATAGATGTCCTCGGCGAGCAACGAGTCAGGGCCGTCGGCCGGTTGTGACGCGGGCGCGAGCAGAATGCGCGAATGCAGCGGATCGATGGTGTCGGCTTCGGCATGCGTCGCAACATGCACGACGCGGCCGGTCGGCGCGTTGTGGCTGAAAGCCGTGCGGGTCACCGCGGTCTGCAGAAACGTCTCGTGCCTGGTGAAAAGCGGCGCGATGCCGCGCACTTCGGCCTCGGCGCCGGGCAGATCGAACTCCGGCGCGATGCGCGGATTGCCGAACGCGACGAGATCGCTCGCCACCCGCTGCTGCCGGTGCACGAGCTGCACTGCGACGCTCGCCGAAGGCGCG from Paraburkholderia sp. IMGN_8 encodes the following:
- a CDS encoding POTRA domain-containing protein; translation: MPNAGTLLNEQARPSPSAPPPGTSGALPEPPAVSPPVADGKTFELRSIHLAGNDTLPSDTLLPLVSDKIGQQVSLNDLTAMAARIAQAYHDRGYALAQVVIPPQDVTSGDVTFTVLEGKIGRVRLNVAAGAPIRESLVQARLTAIQPGKPLLQRDLERTMLLLSDLPGVRVTSALEAGNVPGTVDLTINIEPARRWDFGVAVDNYGSPPAGSGRVGLVGRFKSPLMNGDNFDMNLLAAQRMDTFFGRVGYETPVDSNGTRAGIAYSHLYYYLGQEFAALNAQGNADVVTASVSHPLIRSRSQNLLLRGALEYRSLTDKIGTANFDNPQKLSLASIGLSYESRDDFLGGGFNSAEVEFSVAHLNIDSDVARALDEGPGGRNTQGNSVRMTMLANRLNAVTANSSVFIGISGQWANQNLDSSSRITLGGPHAVRAYSPSEAVVDEGLIGTVSYRYAVIPALTLSVFFDIGVGRYNARSIPGQGANTVTRSGPGLGLYWTGPAGITVDASLAWRTTRADTTGDDKLPRLYVQLSKAF